In one Lycium barbarum isolate Lr01 chromosome 7, ASM1917538v2, whole genome shotgun sequence genomic region, the following are encoded:
- the LOC132601455 gene encoding uncharacterized protein LOC132601455 has translation MSGNTGGGQNRLYALSDRQDTEDRGDVVTGKANNVADALSRRSMGSLAHVEADKQTMTKEVHRLASLGVRILDCGDGGLKEGIHKHKTTAFEQGEDDGTLRYRGRLCVPDIDGLRDRIMSETYNSRYSIHPGSTKMYHDLKEIYWWNDMKNNVANFMAKCLNCQQVKTDGQAERTIQTLEDMLRACVLDFKGNWDDHLPLFEFSYNNSYHSSIHMAPFEALYGRRCRSPIRWFEVGEAELLGPDLVYQAMEKVKLIQEHLKTAQSRQKSYSGMRRRDLEFQVDDWVFLKVSPMKGIMRFGKKRKLSPRYIGPYKKFMGDPSLVVPTEILGVKDSLSYEEIPVAILDRQIRKLRTKEIASVKVLWRNQKVEEATWEAEEDMKSRYPHLFEEQEENAEDNSLDIQFSNHVFIQSVQ, from the exons GGAAGGCGAATAATGTAGCTGATGCTctcagtcggcgttccatgggaagtttagctcatgtcGAGGCAGACAAGCaaactatgacaaaggaagtcCACCGCTTAGCAAGCCTAGGAGTTCGAATTCTAGACTGTggagatggtgga CTGAAGGAGGGAATTCACAAACACAAGACTACGGCCTTTGAACAAGGGGAagatgatggtactttgaggtacagaggcagattatgcgttccagacatagatgggctcagagatcgGATTATGTCTGAAACCTataattccaggtattccattcacccaggttccacaaagatgtatcatgatcttaaggagatttattggtggaatgacatgaagaatAATGTAGCAAATTTTATGGCTAAGTGtctaaattgccagcaagtgaaa acagatggccaggcagagcgtactattcagactcttgaggacatgttgagagcatgtgtcctagatttcaaaggtaattgggatgaccatttgcccctctttgagttttcttataataatagttaccactctagtatccatatggcaccgtttgaggccttgtatgggcggagatgtaggtcgccaattcgttggtttgaggttggtgaagcagagttgttagggccagacttggtctatcaggctatggagaaagtcaagttgattcaagagcatttgaagacggctcagagtcgccaaaagtcctattcggGCATGCGGCgcagagacttggagttccaagttgatgattgggtgttcctgaaagtttcgcctatgaaaggcattatgagatttgggaagaagcgGAAGCTTAGCCCCcgctatattgggccatat aagaagttcaTGGGAGACCCGTCTCTAGTTGTTCCTACAGAAATCCTAGGGGTTAAAGATAGTTTGTCCTATGAAGAGATCCcagtggctattcttgatcgtcaaatccgcaagttgagaactaaagagattgcttcagtgaaagtactatggagaaatcagaaagttgaagaggctacgtgggaggccgaagaggacatgaagtctagatatccccatctctttgaagagCAAGAAGAAAATGCTGAAG ACAATTCATtagacattcagttcagtaatcatgtattcattcagtcaGTTCAGTGA